The Citrifermentans bemidjiense Bem genome window below encodes:
- a CDS encoding phage holin family protein, translating to MTLLLRWLINALAIGITAYLLPGVALSGFFAALVTALVLGLVNILIRPLFLLLTLPINILTLGLFTLVVNALMIMLVAAIVPGFTVRGFWWALLFGLVLAVVNYILNAIFF from the coding sequence ATGACACTACTTTTAAGGTGGCTTATCAACGCGCTGGCCATCGGCATCACCGCTTACCTGCTCCCAGGTGTGGCGTTATCCGGGTTTTTCGCGGCGCTCGTCACCGCGCTGGTGCTGGGCCTGGTCAACATCCTGATCAGGCCCCTGTTTCTGCTCCTCACCTTGCCCATCAACATCCTAACGCTCGGTTTGTTCACCCTGGTCGTCAATGCGCTGATGATAATGCTGGTCGCGGCCATCGTCCCCGGCTTCACCGTCAGGGGGTTCTGGTGGGCGCTTCTATTCGGCCTGGTGCTCGCGGTCGTCAACTACATCCTTAACGCCATATTTTTCTAA
- the iorA gene encoding indolepyruvate ferredoxin oxidoreductase subunit alpha encodes MKEILSGNEAIARGAYEAGVKVACAYPGTPSTEILENTIRYQEIDSSWATNEKVALEVGIGASFVGARSLVTMKHVGVNVAADPLFTLSYTGVNGGLLLICADDPELHSSQNEQDSRNYAKFAKIPMLEPADSQECLEFTKLAYEISERHDTPVMLRTTTRISHSKSVVTLGERVAAVAEPKLARNAAKFVMLPGNARGRHYVVEDRITTLSKEGCSMAINRMELRDKKIGVITAGISYQHVREALPEASVLKLGMVFPLPFDLIREFASKVDKLYVVEELDAFIEDQVKAIGIPVTGKEIISLCGELTPGRVRKAFGLPENAQGTVEKLPGRPPNMCPGCPHRGVFYTLKQLNAYVSGDIGCYTLGFMPPLSAMDTCVCMGASIGMATGASKVLSPEERKKVVAVIGDSTFLHTGINGLMDMVYNKGAATVIILDNRITAMTGRQENPGSGHTLMSEPTNAIDFPMLCQAIGVKNIRTINPLDLDECQRVISEEMERPETSVIITDKPCVLIKKEGVFTPGKPLAVAEDSCIGCRACLKIGCPAIEWVPTSGKKGQAKIDPLLCNGCDVCRQLCKFSAIQEAK; translated from the coding sequence ATGAAGGAAATACTTTCCGGCAACGAAGCCATTGCCAGGGGTGCTTACGAGGCAGGGGTGAAAGTTGCCTGTGCTTACCCTGGTACCCCCTCCACCGAAATACTGGAAAACACCATCCGGTACCAGGAGATCGACTCCTCCTGGGCCACCAACGAAAAGGTCGCGCTGGAAGTCGGCATCGGCGCCTCTTTCGTCGGCGCCCGCTCCCTGGTCACCATGAAGCACGTCGGCGTCAACGTAGCAGCCGATCCTCTCTTCACCCTTTCTTACACCGGCGTCAACGGTGGGCTCCTGCTGATCTGTGCCGATGACCCGGAGCTCCATTCCTCCCAGAACGAACAGGACAGCCGCAACTACGCCAAGTTCGCCAAGATCCCGATGCTGGAGCCGGCTGATTCGCAGGAATGCCTTGAGTTCACCAAGCTCGCCTACGAGATCTCGGAGCGTCACGACACCCCGGTCATGCTCCGCACCACCACCCGCATCTCGCACAGCAAGTCGGTGGTGACGCTGGGCGAGAGGGTCGCCGCCGTCGCCGAGCCGAAACTGGCGCGCAATGCCGCCAAGTTCGTCATGCTCCCGGGCAACGCCCGCGGGCGTCACTACGTCGTCGAGGACCGGATCACCACCCTCTCCAAGGAAGGGTGCTCCATGGCCATCAACAGGATGGAGCTGCGCGACAAGAAGATCGGCGTCATCACCGCCGGGATCAGCTACCAGCACGTGCGCGAGGCGCTCCCCGAGGCATCGGTGTTGAAGCTCGGCATGGTGTTCCCGCTTCCCTTCGACCTGATCCGCGAGTTCGCCTCCAAGGTGGACAAGCTCTACGTGGTCGAGGAACTCGACGCCTTCATCGAGGACCAGGTGAAAGCGATCGGCATCCCGGTGACCGGCAAGGAGATCATCTCCCTTTGCGGCGAACTGACCCCCGGCCGGGTCAGGAAAGCTTTCGGCCTCCCCGAGAACGCACAGGGGACCGTAGAGAAACTCCCGGGTCGCCCCCCCAACATGTGCCCGGGCTGTCCGCACCGCGGCGTGTTCTACACCCTGAAACAGCTGAACGCCTACGTCTCCGGCGATATCGGTTGCTACACCCTGGGCTTCATGCCGCCTCTTTCCGCCATGGACACCTGCGTCTGCATGGGCGCCTCCATCGGCATGGCGACCGGCGCCTCCAAGGTACTCTCCCCGGAGGAGAGGAAAAAGGTTGTGGCCGTGATCGGCGACTCGACCTTCCTCCACACCGGCATCAACGGCCTCATGGACATGGTCTACAACAAGGGGGCCGCGACGGTCATCATCCTGGACAACAGGATCACCGCCATGACCGGGCGCCAGGAAAATCCCGGTTCCGGCCATACCCTCATGAGCGAGCCGACCAACGCCATCGATTTCCCGATGCTTTGCCAGGCGATCGGCGTGAAGAACATCCGCACCATCAACCCGCTGGATCTGGACGAGTGCCAGAGGGTGATCTCCGAAGAGATGGAGCGCCCCGAGACCTCGGTCATCATCACCGACAAGCCGTGCGTCCTCATCAAGAAGGAAGGGGTCTTCACCCCGGGCAAGCCGCTTGCTGTCGCCGAGGATAGTTGCATTGGCTGCCGCGCCTGCCTCAAGATCGGCTGCCCGGCCATCGAGTGGGTCCCCACCAGCGGCAAGAAGGGCCAAGCCAAGATCGATCCGCTTTTGTGCAACGGTTGCGACGTCTGCAGGCAGCTGTGCAAGTTTTCTGCGATTCAGGAGGCGAAATGA
- a CDS encoding TolC family protein, whose translation MKITAKTTAVAALCLLLGMAGSGFAQEPTVNLTLKDAIRLGFERNLDLKVELYNPAMAEADIRRTLGIYDPLLTLGANYNRTNSNNTLTFRPQAIDQATVNAGVSQLLPTGTVVGLTAESGWVDSSFNKYYSNGVSLTLNQPLLRNFGQEATELQINVSRLAKEESIERFKTRLSDTVAQIRSDYFKLYNLREVLLVKRNSLALAQRILADTQGRVKAGVLPAMEILNAEFQVATREKEVIDAERGVRDQMDVLRTSLQLPLGAEIVVADTPSREPYQIAEDAALTTALVNRSELALQRAVVRTNDLQQRVARNQTLPDLSLNASAGMGGFDRGFLRGLEKTATVEEPNWGIGLQFSFPLGNRAAENSYIRSKLAMEQSTAQLQSLEVGVTRDVKAAIRQVSANYKQIEVTNRGRAYAEDRLRAFEKRQAVGLATTKDVFDVENDLVTAKGNEIQALVDYNNSITLLWRVTGEILDRQGIRVTDKQADPLYDRLK comes from the coding sequence ATGAAGATAACCGCCAAAACGACCGCCGTTGCCGCCCTTTGCCTGCTCCTTGGTATGGCCGGCTCCGGATTCGCTCAGGAACCCACGGTCAACCTGACGCTGAAAGACGCCATCAGGCTCGGTTTCGAGAGAAACCTGGACCTCAAGGTCGAACTCTACAATCCCGCCATGGCCGAGGCCGACATCCGCCGCACCCTCGGCATTTACGACCCTCTCCTTACCCTGGGCGCCAACTACAACCGCACCAACAGCAACAACACGCTCACCTTCCGTCCCCAGGCGATCGACCAGGCCACGGTCAACGCCGGGGTGAGCCAGCTGCTGCCGACCGGGACCGTCGTCGGGTTGACCGCCGAAAGCGGCTGGGTCGACAGCTCTTTCAATAAGTACTACTCCAACGGTGTCTCCCTGACGCTCAACCAGCCGCTACTGAGAAACTTCGGCCAAGAGGCTACCGAGCTCCAGATCAACGTCTCGCGCCTCGCCAAGGAGGAGTCGATCGAGAGGTTCAAGACTCGTTTGAGCGACACGGTGGCCCAGATACGCAGCGACTACTTCAAGCTCTACAACCTGCGCGAGGTGCTCTTGGTGAAAAGGAACTCGCTCGCGCTGGCGCAGCGGATACTGGCAGATACCCAGGGACGCGTGAAGGCAGGCGTCCTTCCGGCCATGGAGATCCTGAACGCCGAGTTCCAGGTGGCGACGCGCGAGAAAGAAGTAATAGACGCAGAAAGAGGAGTAAGGGACCAGATGGACGTGCTGAGGACGAGCCTGCAGCTCCCTCTCGGCGCCGAGATCGTCGTTGCGGACACGCCTTCGCGCGAGCCGTACCAGATCGCCGAAGATGCCGCCCTGACCACGGCGCTCGTCAATCGCTCCGAACTCGCCCTGCAGCGGGCCGTGGTACGCACCAACGACCTGCAGCAGCGCGTGGCGCGGAACCAGACGCTTCCCGATCTCTCCCTGAACGCCAGCGCCGGGATGGGCGGGTTCGACCGCGGATTTCTGCGGGGGCTGGAGAAGACCGCCACGGTAGAGGAGCCTAACTGGGGCATCGGCCTGCAGTTCAGCTTCCCGCTGGGGAATCGCGCCGCCGAGAACAGCTACATCAGGAGCAAGCTCGCCATGGAGCAGTCCACGGCCCAGTTGCAGAGTCTCGAAGTAGGCGTTACGCGGGACGTGAAAGCGGCGATTCGGCAGGTCTCCGCGAACTACAAGCAGATCGAGGTTACCAACCGAGGGAGGGCCTATGCCGAGGACAGGCTGCGGGCCTTCGAGAAGCGGCAGGCGGTAGGCCTTGCCACCACCAAGGACGTCTTCGACGTGGAAAACGATCTGGTCACCGCCAAGGGGAACGAGATCCAGGCACTGGTGGACTACAACAACTCTATTACCCTGCTTTGGCGGGTGACCGGCGAGATTCTGGACCGCCAGGGGATCCGCGTCACCGACAAGCAGGCCGACCCGCTATACGACAGGTTGAAGTAG
- a CDS encoding DUF72 domain-containing protein, translating into MSPGRIRIGTCSWTEKSLVEGGLFYPHGASTPKARLKFYATRFDTVEIESSYYQIPTLEMARAWTERTPDHFLFHVKAYGALTGHNIDSRGLSPELRQMLPEEDRDKEDVHVSDPAALRAIAKAMTEALVPLKEAGKLGFIIFQFPPWYGYKKENREYLLYCRELMTGHPIAVEFRHGSWLTSRNREELFAFLREHKITYITCDEPQLGTLATAPFRPEATTSVAYLRLHGRSAEDWQARATAAEEYLYTEPELRMIAAEARRLSTKARLTFVMFNNCRCGCAVKNALRMRALCG; encoded by the coding sequence ATGTCCCCTGGACGCATCCGCATAGGGACCTGTTCCTGGACGGAGAAAAGCCTCGTCGAAGGGGGGCTCTTTTATCCCCACGGCGCCAGCACGCCCAAGGCGCGCCTCAAGTTCTACGCCACCCGGTTCGACACGGTCGAGATAGAGAGCAGCTACTACCAGATCCCCACCCTTGAGATGGCGCGCGCCTGGACCGAACGCACGCCAGACCATTTCCTGTTCCACGTTAAGGCCTACGGCGCCCTCACCGGACATAACATCGACTCCCGCGGGCTCTCTCCGGAACTGCGCCAGATGCTTCCCGAGGAGGACCGGGACAAGGAGGATGTGCACGTCTCCGACCCGGCTGCGCTGAGGGCGATTGCAAAGGCCATGACCGAGGCGCTCGTCCCTCTCAAGGAGGCCGGCAAGCTCGGCTTCATCATCTTCCAGTTCCCCCCGTGGTACGGCTACAAGAAAGAGAACCGGGAATATCTCCTCTACTGCAGGGAATTGATGACGGGTCACCCGATAGCGGTGGAGTTCCGGCACGGCAGCTGGCTTACCAGCCGCAACCGGGAGGAACTATTCGCCTTCCTTCGGGAGCACAAGATCACCTACATCACCTGCGACGAGCCGCAGTTGGGGACGCTGGCCACAGCCCCCTTCCGCCCCGAGGCCACCACCTCCGTCGCCTATCTGAGGCTGCACGGCAGGAGCGCCGAAGATTGGCAGGCCCGCGCCACGGCCGCGGAGGAATATCTCTATACGGAGCCCGAGCTGAGAATGATAGCGGCGGAGGCCCGGCGGCTGAGCACGAAAGCGCGGCTCACCTTCGTCATGTTCAACAACTGCCGCTGCGGCTGCGCCGTGAAGAACGCGCTGAGGATGAGGGCGTTGTGCGGATGA
- a CDS encoding methyltransferase: protein MDRSSKNRLTPHLLPRFAGDTLFDRIARAVCRAGCLPRKELYEAWEVARRVHRRFQGGRVVDLAAGHGLLAQILLILDRDLTSALAVDLRIPASAELLTRELQADWPLLSGKLSFKEQNLNLLPLGPEDLVVSAHACGSLTDLVLERAVAARCRVAVLPCCHDLDRADQGGLQGWLDGPLAVDVTRAAHLRAHGYRVYTQTIPGDITPKNRLLLGEPL from the coding sequence ATGGACCGATCTTCCAAAAACCGCCTGACCCCGCACCTGCTGCCGCGCTTTGCCGGCGACACGCTTTTCGACCGCATAGCCCGCGCCGTTTGCCGCGCCGGATGCCTCCCCAGAAAGGAACTGTACGAGGCGTGGGAGGTGGCGCGCCGGGTGCACCGCCGCTTCCAAGGGGGGAGGGTGGTGGATCTAGCCGCGGGACACGGGCTGCTCGCCCAGATCCTGCTGATCCTCGACCGCGACCTAACGTCCGCGCTCGCCGTCGACCTCCGCATCCCGGCAAGCGCGGAGCTGTTGACCCGGGAACTCCAAGCCGACTGGCCACTCCTCTCCGGGAAACTGAGCTTTAAGGAGCAGAATCTAAACCTTCTGCCGCTTGGCCCCGAGGACCTGGTGGTCTCCGCCCACGCCTGCGGCTCTTTGACCGACCTGGTATTGGAGCGGGCGGTTGCCGCCAGGTGTCGCGTCGCCGTGCTCCCCTGTTGCCACGACTTGGACCGTGCCGACCAGGGGGGATTGCAGGGGTGGCTGGATGGGCCGCTCGCCGTCGACGTCACCCGGGCCGCTCATCTCAGGGCCCATGGGTACCGGGTCTACACCCAGACCATACCCGGCGACATCACACCGAAGAACCGCTTGCTGCTGGGGGAGCCACTTTAG
- a CDS encoding indolepyruvate oxidoreductase subunit beta, with product MSDKITNILLVGVGGQGILLAAEILSETFMLAGFDVKKSEIHGMSQRGGSVVSHVRYGKEVFSPMVPEGEGDILFGFELMESYRYLSLLKPGGTVIVNDLCIAPPAVLLGQEPYPDGLALKIQELCPDCLLVDGQNLAIEAGNARAANTVLLGAVSKRLDVEEKYWLEAIEKMVPKKALAVNLKAFALGRSLG from the coding sequence ATGAGCGACAAGATAACCAACATCCTCCTGGTAGGCGTCGGCGGCCAGGGCATCCTGCTTGCCGCCGAGATCCTTTCCGAGACCTTCATGCTGGCTGGATTCGACGTCAAGAAGAGCGAGATCCACGGCATGTCCCAGAGGGGGGGCTCCGTCGTCTCCCACGTGCGCTACGGCAAAGAGGTCTTCTCCCCGATGGTCCCCGAAGGGGAGGGGGACATCCTCTTCGGATTCGAGCTGATGGAGAGCTACCGCTACCTGTCGCTCTTAAAGCCCGGCGGCACCGTCATCGTCAACGACCTCTGCATAGCTCCCCCCGCGGTGCTCTTGGGGCAGGAGCCGTACCCGGATGGCCTCGCGCTGAAGATCCAGGAGCTTTGCCCCGACTGCCTGCTGGTCGATGGGCAGAACCTCGCCATCGAGGCCGGCAACGCCCGCGCCGCGAACACCGTGCTTCTGGGTGCCGTATCCAAGCGACTCGACGTCGAGGAGAAGTACTGGCTCGAAGCGATCGAGAAGATGGTGCCCAAGAAGGCGCTGGCAGTGAACCTCAAGGCTTTCGCGCTCGGCCGTTCGCTGGGGTAA
- a CDS encoding tRNA threonylcarbamoyladenosine dehydratase: protein MSNLHRFSRTELLIGPQGLNKLAESTVAIFGLGGVGSYAAEALCRAGVGRLVIVDFDEICLTNVNRQLHAMDGTVGKAKAQVMAERMRQINPKAEIVPYQDFYSAENSDFLLADGYDYVVDAIDHITSKLHLIRTCRERNIPIISSMGAAAKLDPTKIGVADISQTNKCRMARSVRKLLKKQGIETGVKVVFSTEEYREQLIKDGGCKGNCICPNKDEQKFSCEHRRVILGSVSFIPSIFGLTMAGVVVNDLLAGTAS, encoded by the coding sequence ATGTCGAATCTGCACCGTTTTTCCCGCACCGAACTCCTTATCGGCCCCCAGGGCCTCAACAAGCTCGCCGAATCCACCGTCGCCATCTTCGGGCTGGGCGGGGTAGGCAGTTACGCAGCCGAGGCACTCTGCCGGGCAGGCGTGGGCCGCCTGGTCATCGTCGACTTCGACGAGATCTGCCTCACCAACGTGAACCGACAGCTGCACGCCATGGACGGAACCGTCGGCAAGGCCAAGGCCCAGGTCATGGCCGAGCGCATGCGCCAGATCAACCCCAAGGCCGAGATCGTCCCCTACCAGGATTTCTACTCCGCCGAGAACAGCGACTTCCTCCTTGCCGACGGCTACGATTACGTCGTCGACGCCATCGACCATATCACCAGCAAACTGCACCTGATCCGCACCTGCCGGGAGCGCAACATCCCCATCATCTCCAGTATGGGTGCCGCGGCGAAGCTCGATCCGACCAAGATCGGGGTGGCCGACATCTCCCAGACCAACAAGTGCCGCATGGCGCGCTCGGTAAGGAAACTCTTGAAGAAGCAGGGGATCGAGACCGGCGTGAAGGTGGTTTTTTCCACCGAGGAGTACCGCGAGCAGCTGATAAAAGACGGCGGCTGCAAGGGGAACTGCATCTGCCCCAACAAGGACGAACAGAAGTTCTCCTGCGAGCACCGCCGCGTCATCCTGGGTAGCGTATCCTTCATCCCCTCCATCTTCGGACTCACCATGGCAGGCGTCGTGGTGAACGACCTTCTGGCGGGAACGGCGAGCTAG